In Deltaproteobacteria bacterium, the genomic stretch GGGCAAGGTCCTGCGCGTGCTCCCGGGCATGCAGGCCGCCTTCGTCGACATCGGCGAGGAGAAGGCCGCGTTCCTCTACGCCGGCGACATCGCGCGACCGAGCGACGGTCCGCCGACCGAGGGTGACGACGACGTCGGTGAGGGCGGGCTGCCGCAGCGCCGCGGCAAGGCGCCCGAGATCGCCACGTTGGTGCGCCCTGGCCAGGAGATCCTGGTCCAGGTCGTCAAGGACCCGATCTCCAACAAGGGCGCCCGCATCACCTCGTACATCTCGCTGCCGGGCCGCAACGTCGTGTTCATGCCGACGGTCAGCCACATCGGCATCTCGCGCCGCGTCGGCACCGACCGCGATCGTCGTCGCCTGCGACGCCTGGTCGAGCAGATGCGTCCGCCGGGCGCGGGCTTCATCGTCCGCACCGTCGCGGAGAATGCGACCAACGGGCAGGTCCGCGGCGACATGGACTACCTGCTCAAGCTGTGGGCCAACATCAAGGCCAACGAGCGCATCCATCGCGCGCCGGTGCTGCTGTACCGCGATCTCGATCTGGTGCTCCGCATCGTCCGCGACAACCTGAGCCCCGAGCTCGATCGCGTCATCACCGACGACCGCGCGCAGTTTGAGCGGCTGTCGCGGTTCGTGCAGGCGTTCATGCCCGACTACGCCGAGAAGATCTCGCTGTACGAGGGCCGCGAGCCGATCTTCGACGGCTACGGCATCGAGGCCGAGGTCGATCGCGCGCTCGAGCGGCAGGTCACCCTCAAGAGCGGCGGTACGCTGATCTTCGACCAAGGCGAGGCGCTCACCGCGATCGACGTCAACACCGGCAAGTTCGTCGGCGCCAAGGGCAAGACCCTCGAAGAGACCATCACCCAGACCAACCTCGAGGCCGCCGACGAGATCGCCGAGCAGCTGCGACTGCGCAACCTCGGTGGTCTCATCATCATCGACTTCATCGACATGGACCGCGAGTCCAACCGTCGCAAGGTCTACCGCAAGCTGCAGGACACGCTGCGGAAGGACCGTGCCAAGGCCCACATCACCAAGATCAGCGAGATGGGCCTGGTCGAGATGAGCCGCAAGCGCACGCGCGAGAGCCTGCAGCGCGTGCTCACCTCGCAGTGCTCGTACTGCAACGGCAAGGGCTACACCAAGAGCACCTCGACGGTCGCGTTCGAGATCCTGCGCCACATTCGGCGCGAAGCGGCGCACATCCCCGGCGATGCCATCATGGTCAACGCCAACCCCGAGGTCGCCGACCTCATGCGGGGGCCCGAGTCGGCTGCGGTCGACGAGACCGTGAAGCGAATCCAGCGCGCGATCGAGATCCATGCGCGCAAGGGCTTCCACGTCGAACATTTCGAGGTGAAGGGCAAGACCCCGGGCAAGGGCGGTCGCGGCAAGGACCACGACGAAGAGTGATCGCGTGGCCGACCGGGACGACGAGCAGGGTGATCGCCGACGCGCACAGCGGGTGCCGATCAATGCCGAGTTCGGCGCGCTGCCGGAGACCACCTACGTCAGCGATCTGTCCGAGCACGGCGTGTTCGTGCACACCTCGCGGGGGCTGCCGGTCGGCACCGCGGTGACGCTGCGCTTCACGGTCTTGCTCGACGACCCCGTGGTGCTCGAAGCCAGCGGCCGCGTCGTGCGGCGCTCGCACGCGCCCGCCGGTCTCGGCATTGCGTTCACCGAGCTGCGGCCGGAGATGGCGCTGCGCCTGCAGGACGTCATCACGCGCCAGCGCCCGCGCGACATCATCCGGCCGCTCGAGCCCGCGCCCGCCAAGGCCACCACGAGCGGTGCGTTCCGCCGGGTCGAGGCGCCGCCGGCCAGCGGCCAGACGCGGGTGACCAAGCCTCCCTTGGAGCCGCCCGGCGACACCAAGGTCGTCAGCGCGCCGGTCGCCAGCGGCGGCGCAGCGGCCGACTCGACCAAGGTCGTCACCGCGCCCATCGGTCCTGAACTCGGGCCTGAGCTCGGGCCCGACCCCGATTCCGATCAGGACGGCGCCGAGCCGACCAAGGTTGCGACCGCGCCGGCCGCGGACGCCGATCTGCCCAGGGTCGCCTCGCCCTACGACGAGGAGGCCTTCGAGGCCCACCAGACCCTGGTGAAGCTCGAGGCGGTCGACCTGGAAATCCTCGACGAGGACGACGACTTCGACCACGATGCAGGGGAGAGCGGCCCTCGGCGGCGCTAGACCATGAGCCTCGGCAAACGACTGCTCGACCTCGCGCGAGCCAACCTCACCGACTTCCGCCACGCGCTCAGCCGCGACGACGAGCGCGAGCTGCTCGACGCGGAGCACGAAGAGCGAGCCCGTGCGCGCGCCGCCGAAGAAGAGCGTGCCGCGAGCGAGGCCGCCGAAGGCGAGGACGCGGAGACCATCGGTGCGCGTGCGGGTCGCGGCGCTCGTCGCTTCAAGGACGCGGCCGAGGAGGCGTGGGAGCGCGCGTTCGAGGCCGCACGGGCCCGTGCCGGCGTGCGTGGTGGCCCGCCGAGCGATCCCGCCGGCGATCGCCGTCGTTGGTACCGCACGCTCGAGCTCGAGCCCGGCGCCGATCTCAAGGAAGTGCGCCGCGCCTATCGCCGCCTGATGAAGCAGTACCACCCCGATCGCTTCGCCAACGACCCCGAGAAGCTGAAGGTCGCCACCGAGGTCACGCGCAAGCTGACCGAGGCCTACAACGGTCTCGTGCAGCTGCTGGGTGGCTGACGCGCACGGAATCGCCTCGAGATGGCCACCTCCAAGTCCTCCGGGTCCAAGTCCCCGGCGTCGCGGGCCGCCCGCATCAAGACCGTGCGCTCGATGGCCTCGCGCGCCGATCGCCACCTCCTGTACGAGCGCTCGGTGCAGGACCCCGAGGGCGACACCCGCGTGCTCGCGCGGCTGTTCCGACGCCTGAAGAACCGCGTGCCCCAGCACCTGCGCGAGGACTTCTGTGGCACTGCCACGCTGTCGGCCCACTGGGTCCGCGACCACGACGATCGAACGGCGACCGGCGTCGATCTCGACGCCGAGACGCTGGCGTGGGGCCGCGCGCATCACCTGCGCGGGGTCGAGTCGCAGGTCGATCTGCTCGAGCGCAACGTGCTCGACGGCGGCGGGCGCAAGGCCGACATCAGCTGCGCGCTCAACTTCAGCTACTGCGTGTTCAAGACCCGCGACGCGCTGCGGCGCTACTTCGAGGTCGCCCGCTCGACGCTCGCCGACGACGGCATCTTCGTGATCGACTGCTTCGGTGGTTGGGGTGCGTTCCGGCCCGAACGCGAGCGTCGCAAGGTCGAGGACTTCTACTACGAGTGGGAGCGCGCGCACTTCGATCCGCTCACGAACGAGGTGCTGTGCCACATCCACTTCTCGTTCCTCGATGGCTCACGCATCGAACGCGCCTTCACCTACGACTGGCGCTGGTGGAGCGTGCAAGAGCTTCGCGAGCTGTTGTTCGAGGCCGGCTTCAAGGCCGTGCATGCGCTGTGGGAACGCACCGATGACGACGGCGAGGGCACAGGTGCCTACTACGAACCTCGCCGCGTGGAGAACCAGGAGCTGTGGTGGACGTACGTCGTAGCGGAAAGATGAGCACGGGCGCGAGCCCGAGCGGGCGCAAGACGAAGGCCAAGGCCAAGGCCAAGGCCAAGACCAAGACCAAGAAGCCGACCCAGGCCGAGCGCGCCGATCGCCACGTGCTGTACCAGAGCTCGGTGCAGGTGCCCGAGGGTGACATCGCGATCTTCGAGCAGATCTTCCGCTCGCTCGGGCGGCGCAAGCCGCTGACGATGCGCGAGGACTTCTGCGGCACCGCGTACCTCTCGACCACGTGGGTCAAGAGCGATCCCAAGCGGCGCGCGGTCGGCATCGACCTGGACGAGCCCACGCTCGAGTGGGGACGCCAGCACAACCTCTCGACGCTCACGCCCGCGCAGCGCAAGCGCATCACCCTGCACCAGGCCGACGTGCTCGACGGCGTCGGTGAGAAGACCGAGTTCACCTGCGCGCTGAACTTCAGCTACCAGGTGTTCAAGACCCGCGAGCTGCTACGCCGCTACTTCGAGCGGGTGCGCGACTGCCTGACCGACGACGGCGTGTTCATCACCGAGCTCTACGGCGGCACCGAGGCGGTCATCGAGCTCGAGGACGAGCGGCAGTGCAAGGGCTTCGTGTACGTGTGGGAGCAGGCCTCGTACAACCCGATCACCCACGACACGCTGTGTCACATCCACTATCGCTTCCCCGATCGCTCGCGTCTGAAGCAGGCCTTCACCTACGACTGGCGCCTGTGGACGATCCCCGAGCTGCGCGAGCTGCTGCAGGAAGCCGGCTTCCGCGAGGTGCAGGTGTGGTGGGAGGGCGTCGACGAGGACGGTGAGGGTTCGGGCGACTACCAGCCGACCGAGTGCGAAGAGAACCAGGAGTCCTGGTTGGTCTACATCGTCGCGATCAAGTGACGCCGGCGCCAGCGAGGCGAGAAGAGAAGGGGAGTCCGGCCGCGCCACCACGAGGTCGTGTGAGTACCTCCTGGTGACCTCGGGCAGCGGGGCCGGGCTCGGGATGCGCCTCGTTCGTTCCGTAGGGGCGCCAGTCTGGAAGTCAGGCTTCGAGGGTGACGTAGATGCGGGTCTCGGCGTGTTCGACGTGGTCGAGCTCGACCACGTACGTACCGCTCTGCGTGAAGGCCGTGCTCGGCGGGTCGGCGAGGAATTCGAGCGCTTGGGTGGTGTGGGGCGCCAGCGCGAGCTGCGGCTCGATCGCCGCGCGACCGAGTGCGACGACCTTGCCGGATGCCAGCTCGCGGACGCACCAGGTCGCCACGCGGCGACCCTCCAGTAGCATGGGTCGATCCGTGGGGTTGTGGATGTGCAGCGTGATCGGCAGTAGCACCGCGGGCCAGCGCCGCTCGTGATCGGCCAGCTCGCCCTGCACGAACATGTCGGGCGCGAAGATGGTGAGCACCGCGCCGCTGGTGGTCGCGCGCATGTTCACGGCGCGGTGACCCCCACGATGTGTTGAACCGACTGCGTGGCGATGCCGGTGGCCGCCAGCACTGCTGCGCCGCCGCTCGTGAGTCGCAGCAGCCAGGTCGAGCCCGGCGTCACGCCGTGCCACTGCAGCTCGAACAGCAGCGACGCGAGGCTCTCGACGGCGATCGAGCCGCGCCAGGTTCCGGCTGCGGCGCAAGGCTCGAGGGTCGCGCGCTCGCTGGGGCAGCTGTGGACGATCCGTCGCATGCGCCGGGCATCGGCGAAGAACGCCAGCTGCGGCGTCGCGTGGCGTGGCCCTGGCGCCGGCGGGCTCACGCGGACCTCGATGTCGAGCGCCGGCATCGTTGCCTGCACTCAGCACATTCGGTGCCAGCTCCGGGCCGGGGCGCCTCGCAGCGAGGTCCCGGTCACGTGGTGGCCGAGCTGTCCGCCGGACTGGCCTCTCGACAGGACAGTCGGCGATGACGCTGTCCTTCGCCCAGGACGGGGGCGTCCGCCGGGCCGTCAGCCGCCGCGCGAGAGGTCGTAGCGGCGGATCAGTGCGTTGAGGTGCGATCGTGAGATGCCCAGCTCGCGTGCCGTCTGCGACACGTTCCAGTCGCGCTGCGCCAGCGCGTGGGCGACGTAGGTGCGCTGGAACGCGTCGACGGCAGACGCGAGGGTGGTGGGCTCGCCCGCCGTGGCCGAGGTCGCGTGGGGGAAGAGGTGGTGCGGCTCGATCTCGAGATTGCGATCCATCCACGCCTCGACCGCCGCGTTCTCGCAGGCGGCTGCGAGCTGCCGGACCCCGCCCGGCCAGGGGGCATGTTGGGCGGCCGCGAGGGCCGCATCGGCGAGGGTCATCGACGGCATCGAGTTGCGCCGCGCCGCCTCGGCCACGAAGTGGCGCGCGAGCATGGCGATGTCCTCGCGGCGCTCGTCGAGCGCGGGCATGCGGATCTCGACCCCACGCAGGCGGTAGTACAGATCCTCGCGGAAGCGACCGGCGCGGATCTCCTCGGGGAGCTCACGGTTGGTGGCCGCGACGAAGCGGACGTCGGCCTGCCTCGCCTTGCCGTCGCCGAGCTGGTAGTAGGCCTTCGACTGCGTGACCTGCAGGAGCTTGGCCTGGAGGTCGGGCTTGAGCTCGCCGATCTCGTCGAGGAAGAGCGTGCCGTGCTCGGCGGCCGCGAGCTTGCCTTCGACGCCGCGCTGGGCCACGGCCGAGTGCGCGCCGCGGGCGGCCCCGAACAGCTCGCTCTCGAACAGCGACTCGGTGAGCGTGGCGCAGTTGAGCTCGACGAACGGTCCGGCTGCGCGCGCGCTGTTGTCGTGGATGATGCGGGCGAGCATCGACTTGCCGGTGCCGGTGGGGCCGGTCAGCAGCACGCTGGTCTCGAGCGTCGCGATGCGGGCGGCCCGGTCGAGCACCTCGGCGACCTTGGTGCTGCGCCCGATGAAGCCCGATGACGCGAAGCGCTGCCGCACGTCGAGGGTGGCGTCCTCGCGCTGCCGCAGCCGCGCGACCTCGAGGATCCGCGAGGCCAACGTGCTCACGAACCCTGCGGTCGCCTC encodes the following:
- a CDS encoding sigma-54-dependent Fis family transcriptional regulator; this translates as MQGQAPVPASASERDVYLACLAMAGADDPAPLVEAALESLRAFTGARSGYIEIIDADDPAQTRWSSSTGLAEGDTARVREQVSRGVIAAAIEQGSTIHTPSAMLDERFASRISVRDGAIDAVLCVPLVAHGITGVIYLHDNPVGGPFAPDAVACVEATAGFVSTLASRILEVARLRQREDATLDVRQRFASSGFIGRSTKVAEVLDRAARIATLETSVLLTGPTGTGKSMLARIIHDNSARAAGPFVELNCATLTESLFESELFGAARGAHSAVAQRGVEGKLAAAEHGTLFLDEIGELKPDLQAKLLQVTQSKAYYQLGDGKARQADVRFVAATNRELPEEIRAGRFREDLYYRLRGVEIRMPALDERREDIAMLARHFVAEAARRNSMPSMTLADAALAAAQHAPWPGGVRQLAAACENAAVEAWMDRNLEIEPHHLFPHATSATAGEPTTLASAVDAFQRTYVAHALAQRDWNVSQTARELGISRSHLNALIRRYDLSRGG
- a CDS encoding J domain-containing protein: MSLGKRLLDLARANLTDFRHALSRDDERELLDAEHEERARARAAEEERAASEAAEGEDAETIGARAGRGARRFKDAAEEAWERAFEAARARAGVRGGPPSDPAGDRRRWYRTLELEPGADLKEVRRAYRRLMKQYHPDRFANDPEKLKVATEVTRKLTEAYNGLVQLLGG
- a CDS encoding PilZ domain-containing protein, whose amino-acid sequence is MADRDDEQGDRRRAQRVPINAEFGALPETTYVSDLSEHGVFVHTSRGLPVGTAVTLRFTVLLDDPVVLEASGRVVRRSHAPAGLGIAFTELRPEMALRLQDVITRQRPRDIIRPLEPAPAKATTSGAFRRVEAPPASGQTRVTKPPLEPPGDTKVVSAPVASGGAAADSTKVVTAPIGPELGPELGPDPDSDQDGAEPTKVATAPAADADLPRVASPYDEEAFEAHQTLVKLEAVDLEILDEDDDFDHDAGESGPRRR
- a CDS encoding Rne/Rng family ribonuclease, which produces MAAPKKPRGRADRAKASFLLCSAAGLGAALGEGSSRPPEAPATRSAPPSPWARPPSSPPTGPHDFPSHSRDTSHVAQSVIVVNADGPDKRVALIENGILSELYLERERARGTVGNVYKGKVLRVLPGMQAAFVDIGEEKAAFLYAGDIARPSDGPPTEGDDDVGEGGLPQRRGKAPEIATLVRPGQEILVQVVKDPISNKGARITSYISLPGRNVVFMPTVSHIGISRRVGTDRDRRRLRRLVEQMRPPGAGFIVRTVAENATNGQVRGDMDYLLKLWANIKANERIHRAPVLLYRDLDLVLRIVRDNLSPELDRVITDDRAQFERLSRFVQAFMPDYAEKISLYEGREPIFDGYGIEAEVDRALERQVTLKSGGTLIFDQGEALTAIDVNTGKFVGAKGKTLEETITQTNLEAADEIAEQLRLRNLGGLIIIDFIDMDRESNRRKVYRKLQDTLRKDRAKAHITKISEMGLVEMSRKRTRESLQRVLTSQCSYCNGKGYTKSTSTVAFEILRHIRREAAHIPGDAIMVNANPEVADLMRGPESAAVDETVKRIQRAIEIHARKGFHVEHFEVKGKTPGKGGRGKDHDEE
- a CDS encoding class I SAM-dependent methyltransferase, translated to MSTGASPSGRKTKAKAKAKAKTKTKKPTQAERADRHVLYQSSVQVPEGDIAIFEQIFRSLGRRKPLTMREDFCGTAYLSTTWVKSDPKRRAVGIDLDEPTLEWGRQHNLSTLTPAQRKRITLHQADVLDGVGEKTEFTCALNFSYQVFKTRELLRRYFERVRDCLTDDGVFITELYGGTEAVIELEDERQCKGFVYVWEQASYNPITHDTLCHIHYRFPDRSRLKQAFTYDWRLWTIPELRELLQEAGFREVQVWWEGVDEDGEGSGDYQPTECEENQESWLVYIVAIK
- a CDS encoding class I SAM-dependent methyltransferase, which codes for MATSKSSGSKSPASRAARIKTVRSMASRADRHLLYERSVQDPEGDTRVLARLFRRLKNRVPQHLREDFCGTATLSAHWVRDHDDRTATGVDLDAETLAWGRAHHLRGVESQVDLLERNVLDGGGRKADISCALNFSYCVFKTRDALRRYFEVARSTLADDGIFVIDCFGGWGAFRPERERRKVEDFYYEWERAHFDPLTNEVLCHIHFSFLDGSRIERAFTYDWRWWSVQELRELLFEAGFKAVHALWERTDDDGEGTGAYYEPRRVENQELWWTYVVAER